One Novosphingobium sp. G106 DNA segment encodes these proteins:
- a CDS encoding bifunctional diguanylate cyclase/phosphodiesterase gives MQWLTGAGLKAGLGAIFGSLEKRLIGALLLIVACTGALQVISQDRAIKLRVESETLRAAATNTEHAEQLVKSISQFRLATHLYLSPEPGVDASESDDGELTDTAIRIGEQINALRATGMELYGLTQDNAALNDIDQHVATIIDVHGNPASGRAERAAIDDRNARMAALAAAIEAKASADRDGAYDQLSRSSSNWQWLVIGTGAVTIGFALLILFDLLFNILPALRRMHVALRRLAAGDLDIEVGDFRLRELKALSGSLETFRRNAQAVQNLAFTDPSTGLPNRRAFVDRTGERLAGANGQTFLVMLADIDRFKHVNDDYGHAVGDQLVKLIGERMKHELGPDAIIARVGGDEFALCVALPEAAAAPTLGTNLIGAMRAPFDLGDYNVAVSISLGLVEAKGIEAATGDDEASDREAEVNALINKADLALYASKNGGRNRATRFTTDLAEERELSRALERDLALGLDDGQLRMVYQPIHPFQGAENEVEALVRWNHPLLGEISPSRFIPAAERSGLMVQLGYWIVQRALTDLARWPGLSMSINLSPLQLAQEGFVGFLMDCCRKQGITPQRVILEVTESLSIERNTRALMTLNLLRNAGFRIALDDFGTGYSSLCMMKTFKFDRLKLDRSLITDLDKDPTSQAVFDAAVTMALRIGAEVVAEGISEEDLVSPVRSAGCTHVQGYHYSRPIEADAVQGYYEGSPQLEGKPDAGRKVA, from the coding sequence ATGCAGTGGTTGACGGGGGCGGGCCTCAAGGCCGGCCTAGGGGCTATTTTCGGATCGCTGGAAAAGCGGCTGATCGGGGCGTTGCTGCTTATCGTCGCCTGTACCGGCGCGCTGCAGGTGATCTCGCAGGATCGCGCAATCAAGCTGCGCGTGGAGAGCGAGACGCTGCGCGCCGCGGCAACTAATACCGAGCATGCCGAGCAGCTGGTCAAATCGATCTCCCAGTTCCGCCTGGCGACTCATCTCTATCTGTCGCCCGAACCCGGCGTCGATGCGAGCGAGTCCGACGACGGCGAGCTGACCGACACTGCCATCCGCATCGGCGAACAGATCAATGCGCTGCGCGCTACTGGCATGGAGCTCTATGGCCTGACCCAGGACAACGCGGCGCTCAACGACATCGACCAGCATGTCGCCACGATCATCGACGTCCATGGCAATCCCGCCTCGGGCCGCGCCGAGCGCGCCGCGATCGACGATCGCAATGCGCGGATGGCCGCGCTCGCCGCGGCGATCGAGGCCAAGGCCAGCGCCGACCGCGACGGCGCATACGACCAGCTCAGCCGGTCGAGCTCGAACTGGCAGTGGCTGGTGATCGGGACCGGTGCGGTGACGATCGGTTTCGCGCTGCTGATCCTGTTCGACCTGCTGTTCAACATCCTCCCCGCGCTGCGCCGCATGCATGTTGCCTTGCGCCGGCTGGCGGCGGGCGATCTCGACATCGAGGTCGGCGACTTCCGCCTGCGCGAATTGAAAGCGCTGTCAGGCTCGCTCGAAACCTTCCGGCGCAATGCCCAGGCCGTGCAGAATCTGGCCTTCACCGATCCCTCGACCGGACTGCCCAATCGCCGCGCCTTCGTCGACCGGACCGGCGAACGGCTGGCCGGCGCGAACGGCCAGACCTTCCTGGTGATGCTGGCCGACATCGACCGCTTCAAGCATGTCAACGACGACTACGGCCACGCCGTGGGCGACCAGCTCGTCAAGCTGATCGGCGAACGCATGAAGCATGAACTCGGCCCGGACGCGATCATCGCGCGTGTCGGCGGCGACGAATTCGCCCTCTGCGTCGCGCTGCCCGAAGCGGCCGCCGCGCCGACGCTGGGCACCAACCTGATCGGCGCCATGCGCGCGCCGTTCGATCTCGGCGACTACAACGTCGCGGTCAGCATTTCGCTGGGCCTCGTCGAAGCCAAAGGCATCGAAGCGGCCACGGGCGACGACGAAGCCAGCGATCGTGAGGCCGAGGTCAACGCGCTGATCAACAAGGCCGATCTCGCGCTCTACGCTTCGAAGAACGGCGGCCGGAACCGCGCGACGCGCTTCACCACCGACCTCGCCGAGGAGCGCGAGCTCAGCCGCGCGCTCGAACGCGACCTCGCGCTCGGGCTCGACGACGGCCAGCTGCGCATGGTCTATCAGCCGATCCACCCGTTCCAGGGGGCCGAGAACGAGGTCGAGGCGCTGGTCCGCTGGAACCACCCGCTGCTCGGCGAGATCAGCCCCTCGCGCTTCATTCCCGCCGCCGAGCGCAGCGGCCTGATGGTCCAGCTCGGCTACTGGATCGTCCAGCGCGCCCTGACCGACCTGGCGCGCTGGCCCGGGTTGTCGATGAGCATCAACCTCTCACCGCTGCAGCTGGCGCAGGAGGGCTTCGTCGGCTTCCTGATGGATTGCTGCCGCAAGCAGGGCATCACGCCGCAGCGCGTGATCCTCGAAGTCACCGAATCGCTGTCGATCGAGCGCAACACGCGCGCGCTGATGACGCTGAACCTGCTGCGCAACGCCGGTTTCCGCATCGCGCTCGACGATTTCGGCACCGGCTATTCGTCGCTCTGCATGATGAAGACCTTCAAGTTCGACCGGCTGAAGCTCGACCGCAGCCTGATCACCGATCTCGACAAGGACCCGACCTCGCAGGCGGTGTTCGACGCGGCGGTGACCATGGCGCTGCGCATCGGCGCCGAAGTGGTGGCCGAGGGCATCAGCGAGGAAGACCTGGTCAGCCCCGTGCGCAGCGCCGGTTGCACCCACGTCCAGGGCTATCACTACAGCCGCCCGATCGAGGCGGATGCGGTGCAGGGCTACTACGAGGGATCGCCGCAGCTCGAGGGCAAGCCGGACGCGGGTCGCAAGGTGGCCTGA
- a CDS encoding alpha/beta fold hydrolase, which translates to MTELRFHEMPDGRRIAYRFATGGGPTIVFLPGYMSDMAGGKASAVFDWAVSQWRTCLLVDYSGCGESSGDFADGTLSRWRDEVLALIEALCPGPVVLVGSSMGGWLMLLVALALPAERRAGLVGIAAAPDFTTWGRSDADKARLAAGETVYEPNQYGPEPTPTHPGFWADGQEHLLLGDDIGLDCPVRLLHGQADPDVPWEVSMRLAAVVRSADVQVTLIKDGDHRLSRDQDIALLLRTVAALVGEAG; encoded by the coding sequence ATGACCGAGCTGCGCTTTCATGAGATGCCCGACGGGCGCCGCATCGCCTATCGCTTCGCAACCGGCGGCGGACCGACGATCGTGTTCCTGCCCGGCTACATGTCCGACATGGCCGGCGGCAAGGCGAGCGCGGTGTTCGACTGGGCCGTGTCGCAGTGGCGAACCTGCCTGCTGGTCGACTATTCGGGCTGCGGCGAAAGCTCGGGCGACTTTGCCGACGGCACGCTCTCGCGCTGGCGCGACGAGGTGCTGGCGCTGATCGAGGCGCTCTGTCCCGGCCCCGTCGTGCTGGTCGGCTCGTCGATGGGCGGCTGGCTGATGCTGCTGGTAGCCCTCGCCCTGCCGGCCGAGCGCCGCGCCGGACTGGTCGGGATCGCCGCGGCGCCGGACTTCACCACCTGGGGCCGGTCCGATGCGGACAAGGCCCGGCTCGCCGCGGGCGAGACAGTCTACGAGCCCAATCAGTACGGGCCGGAGCCGACGCCAACCCATCCCGGCTTCTGGGCCGATGGGCAGGAGCACCTCCTGCTCGGCGACGACATCGGGCTCGATTGCCCCGTACGGCTGCTCCACGGCCAGGCCGACCCCGACGTGCCCTGGGAAGTTTCCATGCGCCTCGCGGCCGTCGTGCGTTCAGCCGACGTGCAGGTCACTCTGATCAAGGACGGCGACCACCGCCTCTCGCGCGACCAGGACATCGCGCTGCTGCTGCGCACGGTAGCGGCACTCGTCGGGGAGGCCGGCTGA